The Zhihengliuella sp. ISTPL4 genomic interval ACCGCCGCGATCTTCCCGATCGACGACGTCACCCTCGACTACCTGCGCCTCACCGGCCGCAGCGAGGAGGCCGTCGCGCTCGTCGAGGCCTACGCCAAGGAGCAGAAGCTCTGGCACGACGCCTCCCACGAGCCGGTCTTCAGCGAGTACATGGAGCTCGACCTCGGCACGGTCGTCCCGTCCATCGCCGGCCCGAAGCGCCCGCAGGACCGCATCCTCCTCTCCGAGGCGAAGACGCAGTTCGAGCAGGACATCCTGAACTACGCCACGGCCACCACCAGCGAAGACATCGTCGACCTCGAGTCCAAGCACTCCTTCCCGGCGTCCGACCCCGGTCAGGTCCCCGGCGAGGAGGAGCCGACCACGCGGCCCGTGCACATCAGCAGCGGTGCGCCGGCCAACGTGTCGAACCCCGTCCCGGTCACGACTCCCGAGGGCGAGAAGTACACGCTCGACAACGGCGCCGTCACGCTGGCCGCCATCACGTCGTGCACCAACACGTCCAACCCGTCGGTGATGATCGCTGCCGGCCTCCTCGCCCGCAAGGCGCGGGCGAAGGGCCTCAATCAGAAGCCGTGGGTGAAGACCACGCTCGGCCCCGGTTCGAAGGTCGTCACCGACTACTACGAGAAGTCCGGTCTGGACAAGGATCTCGAGGGCCTCGGCTTCTACACGGTCGGCTACGGCTGCACGATCTGCATCGGAAACTCCGGGCCGCTCATCGAAGAGGTCTCCGAGGCGATCAACTCCCACGACCTCGCGGTCACGGCCGTCCTCTCGGGCAACCGCAACTTCGAGGGCCGCATCAGCCCGGACGTGAAGATGAACTACCTGGCCAGCCCGCCGCTGGTCATCGCGTACGCCCTCGCCGGCTCGATGCACTTCGACTTCGACACCGACGCGCTCGGCAAGGACGCGGACGGCAACGACGTGTTCCTCAAGGACATCTGGCCGTCGCCGGAAGAGGTCCAGGAGATCGTCGACTCGTCGATCTCGCGCGACCAGTTCATCAAGCAGTACGCCACCGTGTTCGACGGTGACGAGCGCTGGCGCAACCTGCCCACGCCGGACGACGACACGTTCCAGTGGGACGAGAACTCGACCTACGTGCGCAAGGCCCCTTACTTCGACGGCATGACGATGGAGCTCACCCCGGTGAAGGACATCGAGGGTGCGCGCGTGATGGCGACGCTCGGCGACTCGGTCACCACCGACCACATCTCGCCGGCCGGAAACATCAAGCCGGGTACCCCTGCCGCCCAGTACCTCACCGAGCACGGCGTCGACCGCAAGGACTTCAACTCCTTCGGCTCGCGTCGTGGCAACCACGAGGTCATGATCCGCGGCACGTTCGCGAACATCCGCCTGAAGAACCTCATGGTCTCGGCGGTGAACGACGGCCAGGTCGTCGAGGGCGGCTACACCCGCGACTTCACGCAGCCGGGCGGCCCGCAGTCGTACATCTACGACGCGTGCATGAACTACGCCGAGCAGGGCACCCCGCTCGTCGTCTTCGGCGGCAAGGAGTACGGCTCCGGCTCGTCCCGCGACTGGGCGGCCAAGGGCACGAGCCTCCTGGGCGTCAAGGCCGTGATCACGGAGAGCTTCGAGCGCATCCACCGTTCCAACCTCATCGGCATGGGCGTCGTTCCGCTGCAGTTCCCCGCCGGCGAGAGCTGGGAGTCGCTGGGTCTCGACGGCACCGAGATCGTCTCGATCACGGGGCTCGAGGAGCTCAACAACGGCGTCACCCCGAAGACCGTCAAGGTCACGGCCACCCCGAGCGAGCACTCGCCCGAGGGCAAGCAGACCGTCGAGTTCGACGCGGTCGTCCGCATCGACACCCCCGGTGAGGCGGACTACTACCGCAACGGCGGCATCCTGCAGTACGTGCTGCGCTCGCTCGTCTGATCCGCATATCCGAAGGGGCTCGTGTCCACCGACACGGGCCCCTTCGGCGTGTCAAGGGCCTCTCGTCCTCGGGGGATTCACGGCTCCGAGCGGTAGGATCGGGAAGGCGTCCGCACCCGCTCGGACGCTTCGCCGAAGCCTGTGAGGAGGCGCAGATGCCCATTCTTCCGAGCATCTCTGGACCGCGCGATCTTGATCGGCTGACGCCGGAGCAACTGGAAGAACTCGCATCCGAGATCCGCGCCTTCCTCGTCGAGAACGTCTCCCAGACCGGGGGTCACCTCGGTCCGAACCTCGGGGTCGTCGAGCTGACGATCGCGCTGCACCGCGTGTTCTCCTCTCCGGAGGACCCCTTCATCTTCGACACGGGCCACCAGTCCTACGTCCACAAGATCCTCACCGGTCGCCAGGACTTCTCGAAGCTGCGCGTCCGGGAGGGGCTGGCCGGCTACCCGCAGCGCGCGGAGAGCCCTCACGATGTCGTCGAGTCGTCCCACGCCTCCAGCTCGCTGAGCTGGGCCGACGGGGTCTCGCGTGCTCTCACCGCCACCGGGCGCTCCGACAGGCACGTCGTCGCGGTCGTCGGCGACGGCGCACTGACCGGCGGGATGACGTGGGAGGCGCTGAACAACATCTCCGACGACAACGACCGCAACCTCGTGATCGTCGTCAACGACAACGGGCGTTCGTACGCGCCGACCATCGGCGGCATGTCTCGCTTCCTCAACCGGGTCCGCACCGCGGCGGCCTACAAGGACCTCCACCACAAGTCGGATCGTCTGTTCCGCGCGTTCGGGCCGGTGGGACGCGCGGTGTTCCGCGGCGTGCGCGGCGGTACCCACGGATTCCTCTCGCGGTTCACGAACAACGAGGCGCTGTACTCCAACCTCGACATCAAGTACCTCGGCCCCGTCGACGGGCATGACCTGCCGGCGCTGCTGGAGACGCTGGAGCTGGCGAAATCGTACGGTGCGCCCGTCATCGTGCACGCGATCACCGAGAAGGGCCGCGGCTACCAGCCCGCCCGCGATGACGAGGCCGACCAGTTCCACGCCGTCGGCAAGATCGACCCGACGACGGGGGAGACCCTGTCGTCGGGCGGCCGCGGCTGGACGGATGTCTTCTCCGACGCCCTCGTGAAGGTCGGCGAACGCCGCTCGGACGTGATCGCCATCACGGCGGCCATGCTCCGACCCACCGGCCTCGCGCCCTTCGCGGAGCGGTTCCCCGACCGCGTCTACGACGTCGGCATCGCCGAGCAGCATGCGGTGGCCTCGGCCGCCGGGCTCGCGTACGGCGGTCTGCACCCGGTCGTCGCGGTCTACGCCACGTTCATGGGGCGCGCCTTCGATCAGGTCCTCATGGACGTCGCGCTCCACCGTGCCGGCGTCACGTTCGTGCTCGATCGCGCGGGCGTCACGGGCCCGGACGGCCCGAGCCACCACGGCATGTGGGATCTCGCGATGCTGCAGATCGTCCCCCACATCCGCATCGCTGCGCCCCGCGACGGCGCGCGACTGACCGAGGCGCTGGACGAGGCGGTCGCCGTGGAGGAAGCTCCGACCGTGATCCGCTTCCCGAAGGGCGACGTGTCCGCCGATCTGCCGGCGCTCGAGCGTCTCGCGGACGGCGTGGACGTGCTCGCGCGGGGTGAGGGGGAGGACGTCCTCATCGTCGCGATCGGCCCCTTCGCCGCCCTGGCCGTCGACGTGGCCGACCGGTTGCGCGCCCAGGGCATCGACGCCACCGTGATCGACCCGCGGTGGGCGATCCCCGTGCAGCCGTCCGTCGTCGAACTCGCCGCACGGCACCGCCTGGTGATCACCCTGGAGGACGGCATTCGCGTAGGCGGCATCGGTACGCGCGTGCGGCAGGTGCTCCGCGAGGCGGGCATCGACACGGCCGTCGACGAACTGGGCCTTCCCGACGAGTTCATCGACCACGCATCACGCGACCAGATCCTCGCGGACGCCGGCCTCACCGCCTCGAAGATCGCCCAGGACGTCGTGGCGCAGGTTCTCGGTACGCGCATCCCGAAGGCCCGTCACGCCGGCGAGACCGGCGCGATCGAGCTCCCGCTTCACGAACGGCACTGACGGGCCCGTTGCCGCGAGCCTTGTCAGGGGCTGTCGGTGAGGGTCTCGGCGACGATCCGCTCCACGGCTCCGAGAGCTCGGGCGCGCTCATCGGGCACCAGCCCGATCCGCGTGCGGCGGTCGAGCACATCAGCTGCGGTGAGTGCGCCCTGAAACCGGACCGCGTGCTCGACGGCGGCCCGGAAGAGCGCGCTGCCCGGGACCACGGCGTCCTGCGAGCCATCTCCCGGTGCGGGATCGTCGATCAGGCGCAGGGTCGCGGTGCCGCTGGGGCCGCCCCGGAGTCCGCGCTGCCGCACGGCGAGGTCTACGGCATCCTCCGCCATCCGACGGTAGGTCGTCAGCTTGCCGCCGAGAACGGAGATGACGCCTGACTCTGAGGTGCGCACGAGATGACGACGTGAGATGTCCGCGGTCTCGGACGCTCCGGTGTCGACGAGCGGGCGGAGGCCGGCAAACGCCCCGCGGACCCGGTGCCGCGCCAGGGGCACCGCGAGCAGGCGGTTCAGCGTCTCCAGGAGGAAGGTGATCTCCGCCTCCGTGGGCTCGGCGACGGAGGGGATGGGTCCGGGCGCATCGACATCGGTGAGCCCGACGATGACACGCCCTCCGCGCTGCGGCAGGGCGAACACGTAGCGGCTGATGGAACCTTCCAGCGGGATGGTCAGCGCCGTCACGGGATGGCCGAGGTCTGCGGCGTCCAGGAGGATGTGGGTGCCACGGCTCGGGCGTATCGCGAGGCCGTGATCGAGGGTCGCCGCCCAGACACCGGTGGCGTTGATCACCGTCCGCGCCCGGATGTCGATGCGCTGCCCGGTGAGCGTGTCGGTCACCGCTGCACCGTCGGCGTGCAGCCGCTCGGCGCGTACTCGGGTGAGGATCCGCGCGCCGAGACCCGCCGCCGTGCGGGCGACGGCCACGACGAGGGCAGCGTCGTCCGACAGCTGGCCATCGTATGTCACCATGCCGCCCCGCAGGCCACGAGGGTTCAGAGCGGGGAACAGGCGCAACGCTCTCGCCGTCCCGACGGGGTGCGGGCCCGGCAGGACCTTCCCGCTCGTGCGTACCTGCAGGCGCAGAAGGTCGCCCATCGCCATCCCCGCGGCTCCGGCCCCACGCTGGCGACCGCTGACGCCCGGGGCGAAGGGGAGCAGCTGCCCGAGCGGACGGATGAGGTGGGGGGCGATCACCGACATCAGCAGGTGCCGCTCCCGCGCACTCTCGCGCGCCGTCGCCACGTCCCCCGTCGCGAGGTACCGCAGCCCGCCGTGGACGAGTTTGGAGCTGAACCGGCTCGTTCCGAACGCGAGGTCCTCCGCCTCGATCAGCGTCACGCGAAGGCCGCGGGATGCGGCGTCCAGCGCAACGCCCGTCCCGGTGATCCCGCCGCCGACCACGAGGAGGTCGCAGGTGCCGTCCGCCGCGGCGGCGAGATCGCTTCGGCGGCGGGCCGCGTGGAGGGCGGTCGGGGCGGAGATCATGGCCGGAGGTGGCCGTCCAGTGCGGCGCGGAGCTCGCGTTCCCAGGCCTTCTCGTCGATGAGGTCGGCCACCGTGCCGTGCGACAGCACGGCGGACTGGGCGATCAGGAGCAGCATGACGGCGATCTCGCCGGGATCACCCGCGCGCACCGAGTCCTGGGCCTGCGCCGCCGCGATCGCGTCGGCGAGCCACTGGAGGATGAGTCGCTGGCTGGACCCGACCCGGTGCAGGGTGTACCGCGTGAACGCCTCGGGTTCCTCGTCGAGGAGGTGGCCGTACACGGGGTCGGCCCGGAACAGGGAGGTGAACCGCAGCACGTCCGCGACGAGCGCATCCCGGGAATCGACTCTCTCGGGGAACGCGCTGAGGAGATCGGCGACCCGTCGCAGAAGCGCGGATCGGACGACGTCGTCGGCATCCCGCCACGTCCGGTAGATGGTGGGCCGGCTGAGACCGGAACGACGTGCAAGGGCGGCGATCGTCACCCCGTGGACGCCGGCGCGGACGAGCAGGTCGTCAGCGGCGTCGAGGACTCGACGCTGCGTGGCGTCCCAGGCGGGCGTGGAGCTTTCCGAGCGAACGGCGGGTGGTTGACGTTCTTCCATGATGTGTCACACTGTAACCCATGGAGCAGGCGAACGGCAGAGGGGCCGACAGGCCCGAGATGCGCTGGAACGGCTGGGGCGACCCGGATCGGGCGAAGGACCTTCCGCTCGCGGTTCGAGGACTGCTGCCCCTGCTCCTCGGACACGTTCCCCGTCCGCCGCGTCCGCCCGCGCTGGAGGACGTGCGCGTGCGGCCTTCACGACTGGCCGCGGATGATCTCGACGCGCTGGCTGCGGCGGTCGGCCCCGATGCGGTGGACATCACGACGTCGGCGCGCCTCCGGCACGCCGGAGGCCGTTCCACGCCCGACCTTCTGCGACGACGCCATCCCGAGCAGGATGCCCCCGACGTCGTCGTGTTCCCCGCGGACCATGACGCCGTGCGCGCCTGCCTCGCGCTGGCGGGGGAGAGTGGGATCGCGGTGATCCCCTTCGGTGGGGGAACGAGCGTCGTCGGGGCGCTGGACCCGGAGACCGGCCCGCATCGTGCGGTGCTCAGCCTGGACCTGCGCCGGCTCTCCGGCCTGCTCCGGCTCGACGAAGTGAGCGGCGAGGCGACCCTCGCGGCAGGTACCACCGGACCCGAGGCGGAAGCGCTGCTGTCGGCGTACGGGTTCGAGCTGGGGCACTTCCCGCAGAGCTTCCGGTATGCGACCATCGGCGGTTTCGCCGCGGCTCGGTCGTCCGGACAGAACTCGGCGGGCAACGGGCGCTTCGACGCGATGGTGACCGGGATCCGCGTCGCGACGCCCACGGGGGATCTCGACCTCGGCCGCGCGCCGGGATCGGCGGCCGGGCCCGATCTCCTCCGCCTCTTCCTGGGCTCCGAGGGGATCTTCGGCGTGATCACCGAGGTCCGGGTCCGGGTGCATCCGGTGCCGACGGAGCGGATCTTCGAGTCGTGGACCTTCCCGGATTTCGACCGCGGCGCCGATGCGCTGCGGCGGGTGGTGCAGCAGGGCGCGGGTCCCACGGTCATCCGCCTCTCCGACGAAGCCGAGACGGCGGTGAGCCTCGCCCAGGTCGGCCGGATCGGGAAGGCTCTCGCCAAGGGAGCCAGCGTCGTGACGGTGTTCGAGGGCGAGGACGCCGCCGGCCGCCGGGACCGGACCGCCGCGATCCTCGCCGCGGCGGGTGGCCGCAGTGCCGGCACCGGCGACGCGGAGGAATGGGCGGCGGGACGATTCGACGGCCCGTACCTGCGCGACGCCCTGCTCGACGCCGGGGTGTTCTGCGAGACGCTGGAGACCGCGAGCACCTGGTCGAATCTCCGCACGCTCAAGGAAGCGGTCGAGGCGGCTCTGCGCGACGGCTTCGACGCGGCGGATGCCCGCTCGTACGTCATGTGCCATGTCTCCCACGTATATCCGACGGGAGCCTCCCTCTACTTCACGGTGCTCGCCGGGCTGCGACAGGACCCGCTCGAGGCGTGGACGGTCGTGAAGGGGAGGGTGAACGACGCGATCCTCGCGAACGGCGGGACGATCAGCCACCATCATGCCGTGGGTCGTGATCACGCCCCGTGGCTTGCGGAGGAGATCGGGGAGACCGGCGTGCGGATCCTCACCGCCGTGAAGCGGGAGCTGGACCCGCGCGGCATCATGAACCCGGGGGCCGTCCTCGCGGATGTGCCGACGAGGGCGACCCTCTGAGATGGGGCACATCGCAGTGCTGTCCAACCCGCTGTCCGGAAAGGGCCGCGGGCGCCGGATCGCCGAGGAAGCGCTCGAATACCTGCGACGGCGGGGCGCGGACGTGCGCGTGTACGTCGGAGAGTCGGCCGCGGACACACGACGACTGGCGCAGACCGCAGTGGACGCGGAACCGGACGGACTCGTCGTGGTGGGCGGCGATGGCACCCTGTCAGGCATCCTCGCGGTCGTCTGCGCGGCGGCCGTCCCGGTCACGCTGGTGCCCGCGGGCACCGGAAACGATCTGGCGCGAGCGCTCGGGTTGCCCCGCACGGATGTACCGGAAGCGGTCGAGCTCGCCCTGACGGGGGCGCCCCGCGCTGTCGACGTCGGTGAGGTGCGGACGACGACGGGCACGTCGCTGTTCCTCACCGTGGCGGCTCTGGGCTTCGACGCCCGAGTGAGCGATCGCACCAATCGCCTCCGCTGGCCCTCCGGAGTGTTGCGGTACTACCTCGCGCTGCTGATCGAGCTCATCCGGCTGCGTCCCCTCGATTTCACGATCCGTGCCGATGACGGCCCGATGACCCCGGCCCGCGGCACCCTCGTGGCGGTCGGGAACACGGCCAGCTACGGCGGGGGGATGCCGGTCTGCGTGGGCGCGGCCCCGGACGACGGCGCCCTCGACGTCGTCGCCGTGGGCCCCCTCGGCCGCATTCGGCTGCTGCGCCTGTTCCCTCTCCTCCTGCGCGGGACGCACCTCGCGCGGCCCGAGGTGCAGCACCTCCGCGCCCGCACCGTCACGGTCTCCGCTCCGGGCCTCGTGGCCTACGCGGACGGCGAGCGCGTGGGGGAGGAGTCCTGCACGATCTCGGTCCGGGCGGGCGCACTGACCGTTATGACCCGGGCGGAGCGGAGGGACGCGCATGTTCGATGAGGACGTCGTCATCGTCGGGTCGGGCTTCGGCGGCTCCGTCGCGGCCCTCCGGCTCACGGAGAAGGGCTACCGCGTGCGTGTGTTCGAGGCCGGGCGGCGCTTCGCCGACGAGGACTTCGCGAAGACGAGCTGGGACGTCCGTCGCTACCTCTGGGCCCCGGCGCTCGGATGCTTCGGCGTGCAGCGCATCCACCGGCTTCCGCACGTCATGATCCTCGCCGGTGCGGGCGTCGGCGGCGGGTCGCTGAACTACGCGAACACGCTGTACGAGCCGGGTGCGGCGTTCTTCGCCGACCCGCAGTGGGCGTCGATCCGGGACTGGAGCGCGGCTCTGGCCCCCCACTACGCCACGGCCAAGCGCATGCTCGGCGTGGTGGAGCGCTATCCGCACGACGGGCCGGTCGAGCGCATCATGGCCGGGGCCGCCGAGGACCTCGGGGTGGGGACGACGTTCCGCCGGGCACCCGTCGGCGTCTGGTTCGGCGAACCAGGGCAGCGCGTCGCCGACCCGTTCTTCGGCGGTGAGGGCCCCGAGCGCACGGGCTGCACGCTTTGCGGCAACTGCATGGTCGGCTGCCGCGTCGGCGCGAAGAACACCCTGATGAAGAACTACCTCGCCCTCGCCGAGCGCCGCGGGGCGGTCATCGAGCCGCTGCGCACCGTGACCGAGGTGCGCGAGCTGCCTGCGGGCGGATTCTCGGTCACGACGCGGCGGAGCGGTGCCTGGCTCCGGCGGCGTGAGCAGACCGTCACCGCGCGAGAGGTCGTCCTGGCAGCGGGGACCTGGGGCACCCAGCAGCTCCTCCATCGGATGAAGGCCGCCGGAGCGCTGCCACGGGTCTCTGATGCGATAGGCCGCCTCACCCGTACGAATTCGGAGGCCTTGGACGGCGCCGTCGCCGTCCAAGTGCCGGAGAAGATGGAACTGGCGCGGGGGGTGGCGATCACGACCTCGTTCCACGTCGACGACCGCACGCACGTCGAGAACGTCCGCTACGGCCCAGGGTCGAACCTCATGGGCGCACTCGCCACCGTGCTGGTTCCCGGCGATCGCTCTCTTCCTGGACGCATCGCCACGCTGGCGGGGCAGGTCCTCCGCCGGCCTGCTCGCTCCCTGCGCCTCGCCTCCCTGCGGCGCTGGAGCGAGCGGGGGATCATCGCGCTCGTCATGCAGACCGCCGACAACTCGCTCACCCTGTCTCTCCGGCGTCGCCTCGGGCGGACGCAGCTCACGAGCGCCCAGGGGCATGGAGCGCCGAACCCCAGCCATCTGCGGGAGGCGCATCGCGCCGCCCGGGCCATCGCCGCACGCCTGCAGCGTGAGGGCGGGGTGCCGGCCGAAGCGCGAGGCTCCTGGCCGGAGGTCTTCGGGGTCCCTCTCACGGCACACTTCCTCGGCGGAGCGGTGATCTCGGGTTCGCCGGAGGAGGGCGTGGTGGACGAGTATCAGCGCGTGTGGGGACACCCCGGGCTGCACGTCGTGGACGGCGCTGCTGTGCCGGCGAACCCGGGAGTGAACCCCTCCCTGACCATCACCGCCCTCGCGGAACACGCCCTGTCGTCTTGGCCGCGGTGCGGCGAGCCGGATACGCGGCCGGCGCCGGGAACGACACAGGGGGCCACGCCGTCGGCGCGACCCCCTGCGGAGACGTGATCAGCGGCTCTCGATGCCGCGGATCTGCGGGGTGTGGAACGAGCCGCCGAACGCGCGCTCGGACGCCCCTTCGCGGTCGAGGTACGGCGATGCCCCGCCGTCGATGAACGGCCAGCCCGCACCGAGGATGAGGCACAGGTCGATGTCCTCGACCTCCGGGACCACGCCCTCGTCGAGCATCAGCTTGATCTCGGTCGCGAGTCCGTCCTGCACGCGCTGCAGGATCGTGGCCGCCGACGCCGGGCTCTTGCCGACGGCGGGCGCCAGGACCTTCTCGGCCTGCTTCGTCCAGCCGACCACGCGGCCGCCCTTGTCCTTCTCCACGACCTGGTCGAGCTCAGCCAGGGCGTGGAAGTTCTCGTTGGCGTAGAACCGGTCCGGGAACGCGCGCACCATGGTGTCCTGCA includes:
- a CDS encoding aconitate hydratase; translation: MEAPVAPIRIEGDGFVSTVNSFGAKSTLTVGSTDYEIFRIDTVPGFDKLPFSLKVLLENLLRTEDGANVTKAQIEALGSWDANAEPNTEIQFTPARVVMQDFTGVPCIVDLATMREAVTALGGDPNKINPLSPAEMVIDHSVIADLFGTENALERNVEIEYERNGERYQFLRWGQTAFQDFKVVPPGTGIVHQVNIEHLAKVIYDRTNGGVLQAYPDTCVGTDSHTTMVNGLGVLGWGVGGIEAEAAMLGQPVSMLIPRVVGFKLSGEIPAGVTATDVVLTITDMLRKHGVVGKFVEFYGEGVASVPLANRATIGNMSPEFGSTAAIFPIDDVTLDYLRLTGRSEEAVALVEAYAKEQKLWHDASHEPVFSEYMELDLGTVVPSIAGPKRPQDRILLSEAKTQFEQDILNYATATTSEDIVDLESKHSFPASDPGQVPGEEEPTTRPVHISSGAPANVSNPVPVTTPEGEKYTLDNGAVTLAAITSCTNTSNPSVMIAAGLLARKARAKGLNQKPWVKTTLGPGSKVVTDYYEKSGLDKDLEGLGFYTVGYGCTICIGNSGPLIEEVSEAINSHDLAVTAVLSGNRNFEGRISPDVKMNYLASPPLVIAYALAGSMHFDFDTDALGKDADGNDVFLKDIWPSPEEVQEIVDSSISRDQFIKQYATVFDGDERWRNLPTPDDDTFQWDENSTYVRKAPYFDGMTMELTPVKDIEGARVMATLGDSVTTDHISPAGNIKPGTPAAQYLTEHGVDRKDFNSFGSRRGNHEVMIRGTFANIRLKNLMVSAVNDGQVVEGGYTRDFTQPGGPQSYIYDACMNYAEQGTPLVVFGGKEYGSGSSRDWAAKGTSLLGVKAVITESFERIHRSNLIGMGVVPLQFPAGESWESLGLDGTEIVSITGLEELNNGVTPKTVKVTATPSEHSPEGKQTVEFDAVVRIDTPGEADYYRNGGILQYVLRSLV
- the dxs gene encoding 1-deoxy-D-xylulose-5-phosphate synthase; amino-acid sequence: MPILPSISGPRDLDRLTPEQLEELASEIRAFLVENVSQTGGHLGPNLGVVELTIALHRVFSSPEDPFIFDTGHQSYVHKILTGRQDFSKLRVREGLAGYPQRAESPHDVVESSHASSSLSWADGVSRALTATGRSDRHVVAVVGDGALTGGMTWEALNNISDDNDRNLVIVVNDNGRSYAPTIGGMSRFLNRVRTAAAYKDLHHKSDRLFRAFGPVGRAVFRGVRGGTHGFLSRFTNNEALYSNLDIKYLGPVDGHDLPALLETLELAKSYGAPVIVHAITEKGRGYQPARDDEADQFHAVGKIDPTTGETLSSGGRGWTDVFSDALVKVGERRSDVIAITAAMLRPTGLAPFAERFPDRVYDVGIAEQHAVASAAGLAYGGLHPVVAVYATFMGRAFDQVLMDVALHRAGVTFVLDRAGVTGPDGPSHHGMWDLAMLQIVPHIRIAAPRDGARLTEALDEAVAVEEAPTVIRFPKGDVSADLPALERLADGVDVLARGEGEDVLIVAIGPFAALAVDVADRLRAQGIDATVIDPRWAIPVQPSVVELAARHRLVITLEDGIRVGGIGTRVRQVLREAGIDTAVDELGLPDEFIDHASRDQILADAGLTASKIAQDVVAQVLGTRIPKARHAGETGAIELPLHERH
- a CDS encoding glycerol-3-phosphate dehydrogenase/oxidase; its protein translation is MISAPTALHAARRRSDLAAAADGTCDLLVVGGGITGTGVALDAASRGLRVTLIEAEDLAFGTSRFSSKLVHGGLRYLATGDVATARESARERHLLMSVIAPHLIRPLGQLLPFAPGVSGRQRGAGAAGMAMGDLLRLQVRTSGKVLPGPHPVGTARALRLFPALNPRGLRGGMVTYDGQLSDDAALVVAVARTAAGLGARILTRVRAERLHADGAAVTDTLTGQRIDIRARTVINATGVWAATLDHGLAIRPSRGTHILLDAADLGHPVTALTIPLEGSISRYVFALPQRGGRVIVGLTDVDAPGPIPSVAEPTEAEITFLLETLNRLLAVPLARHRVRGAFAGLRPLVDTGASETADISRRHLVRTSESGVISVLGGKLTTYRRMAEDAVDLAVRQRGLRGGPSGTATLRLIDDPAPGDGSQDAVVPGSALFRAAVEHAVRFQGALTAADVLDRRTRIGLVPDERARALGAVERIVAETLTDSP
- a CDS encoding TetR/AcrR family transcriptional regulator, yielding MEERQPPAVRSESSTPAWDATQRRVLDAADDLLVRAGVHGVTIAALARRSGLSRPTIYRTWRDADDVVRSALLRRVADLLSAFPERVDSRDALVADVLRFTSLFRADPVYGHLLDEEPEAFTRYTLHRVGSSQRLILQWLADAIAAAQAQDSVRAGDPGEIAVMLLLIAQSAVLSHGTVADLIDEKAWERELRAALDGHLRP
- a CDS encoding FAD-binding oxidoreductase; this encodes MEQANGRGADRPEMRWNGWGDPDRAKDLPLAVRGLLPLLLGHVPRPPRPPALEDVRVRPSRLAADDLDALAAAVGPDAVDITTSARLRHAGGRSTPDLLRRRHPEQDAPDVVVFPADHDAVRACLALAGESGIAVIPFGGGTSVVGALDPETGPHRAVLSLDLRRLSGLLRLDEVSGEATLAAGTTGPEAEALLSAYGFELGHFPQSFRYATIGGFAAARSSGQNSAGNGRFDAMVTGIRVATPTGDLDLGRAPGSAAGPDLLRLFLGSEGIFGVITEVRVRVHPVPTERIFESWTFPDFDRGADALRRVVQQGAGPTVIRLSDEAETAVSLAQVGRIGKALAKGASVVTVFEGEDAAGRRDRTAAILAAAGGRSAGTGDAEEWAAGRFDGPYLRDALLDAGVFCETLETASTWSNLRTLKEAVEAALRDGFDAADARSYVMCHVSHVYPTGASLYFTVLAGLRQDPLEAWTVVKGRVNDAILANGGTISHHHAVGRDHAPWLAEEIGETGVRILTAVKRELDPRGIMNPGAVLADVPTRATL
- a CDS encoding diacylglycerol/lipid kinase family protein, producing the protein MGHIAVLSNPLSGKGRGRRIAEEALEYLRRRGADVRVYVGESAADTRRLAQTAVDAEPDGLVVVGGDGTLSGILAVVCAAAVPVTLVPAGTGNDLARALGLPRTDVPEAVELALTGAPRAVDVGEVRTTTGTSLFLTVAALGFDARVSDRTNRLRWPSGVLRYYLALLIELIRLRPLDFTIRADDGPMTPARGTLVAVGNTASYGGGMPVCVGAAPDDGALDVVAVGPLGRIRLLRLFPLLLRGTHLARPEVQHLRARTVTVSAPGLVAYADGERVGEESCTISVRAGALTVMTRAERRDAHVR
- a CDS encoding GMC oxidoreductase, giving the protein MFDEDVVIVGSGFGGSVAALRLTEKGYRVRVFEAGRRFADEDFAKTSWDVRRYLWAPALGCFGVQRIHRLPHVMILAGAGVGGGSLNYANTLYEPGAAFFADPQWASIRDWSAALAPHYATAKRMLGVVERYPHDGPVERIMAGAAEDLGVGTTFRRAPVGVWFGEPGQRVADPFFGGEGPERTGCTLCGNCMVGCRVGAKNTLMKNYLALAERRGAVIEPLRTVTEVRELPAGGFSVTTRRSGAWLRRREQTVTAREVVLAAGTWGTQQLLHRMKAAGALPRVSDAIGRLTRTNSEALDGAVAVQVPEKMELARGVAITTSFHVDDRTHVENVRYGPGSNLMGALATVLVPGDRSLPGRIATLAGQVLRRPARSLRLASLRRWSERGIIALVMQTADNSLTLSLRRRLGRTQLTSAQGHGAPNPSHLREAHRAARAIAARLQREGGVPAEARGSWPEVFGVPLTAHFLGGAVISGSPEEGVVDEYQRVWGHPGLHVVDGAAVPANPGVNPSLTITALAEHALSSWPRCGEPDTRPAPGTTQGATPSARPPAET